One Desulforhopalus sp. DNA segment encodes these proteins:
- a CDS encoding hydrogenase small subunit — protein MADKVNTTLEPQLDRRGFLKGCTMAAAALGLSEAMIPKLVEAAATAERPRVIWLHFQECTGCTESLLRSSHPDLARLLLDIISLDYHETVMAAAGHQAEKNLHDTVDKHPFILVVEGAIPTKDGGIYCKIAGKTAVDILAKVAPKASAIIAIGTCATFGGVQAAAPNPTGAVGVQDLVSGKPIVNIPGCPPNPVSFLGTILHYLTFKRLPALDNLNRPLFAYGRRIHDHCERRAHFDEGRFVEQFGDQAHKLGYCLYKVGCKGPETFSNCPAVRFNDVDVWPVSVGHGCIGCTEPNFWDTMTPFYERLPMVKIPASGIIDNADQVGKTVLGVTAAAVGIHAAVGIGKRLIKGKSEE, from the coding sequence ATGGCAGACAAGGTAAATACAACTTTGGAACCGCAGCTTGATCGGCGCGGCTTCCTCAAGGGATGCACGATGGCTGCAGCAGCGTTAGGGCTGTCCGAAGCTATGATCCCGAAACTCGTCGAAGCGGCAGCAACCGCCGAACGCCCACGTGTTATCTGGCTCCATTTCCAGGAATGCACCGGCTGTACGGAAAGTCTCCTGCGTTCTTCGCATCCGGATTTGGCCCGGCTGTTACTCGACATAATCTCCCTTGATTATCATGAGACAGTCATGGCAGCCGCCGGTCATCAAGCCGAGAAAAATCTGCATGATACCGTTGACAAACATCCCTTTATCCTGGTTGTTGAAGGCGCTATCCCGACCAAGGATGGTGGCATCTATTGTAAAATCGCCGGCAAAACCGCCGTTGATATACTCGCCAAGGTTGCACCTAAGGCCTCAGCAATAATCGCTATCGGTACCTGCGCGACCTTCGGTGGTGTTCAGGCTGCAGCACCAAACCCAACGGGGGCTGTCGGTGTTCAGGATCTGGTAAGCGGCAAACCGATCGTCAATATTCCCGGCTGTCCGCCAAACCCGGTGTCCTTCCTGGGTACCATTCTTCACTATCTGACCTTCAAGAGGCTGCCTGCCCTTGATAACCTGAACCGTCCGCTCTTTGCCTATGGCAGAAGAATCCACGACCATTGTGAGCGCCGTGCCCATTTTGACGAAGGCCGTTTCGTTGAGCAATTCGGCGATCAAGCCCACAAACTCGGATACTGTTTATATAAAGTTGGCTGCAAGGGTCCTGAGACCTTCTCCAACTGTCCGGCAGTTCGCTTCAATGACGTCGATGTTTGGCCGGTAAGTGTCGGCCACGGCTGCATCGGCTGTACCGAGCCGAATTTCTGGGATACCATGACTCCATTCTACGAAAGACTACCAATGGTGAAAATCCCCGCCAGCGGAATCATCGACAACGCTGACCAGGTTGGTAAAACCGTTCTTGGGGTAACTGCCGCCGCCGTCGGTATCCATGCTGCAGTGGGTATTGGCAAACGGCTGATTAAAGGCAAAAGCGAAGAATAA
- the hisS gene encoding histidine--tRNA ligase, whose protein sequence is MKIQALKGFKDIVPGEVELWQHLERVARDIFLRFNFSEIRLPILEETELFARSIGEATDIVEKEMYTFVDKKVTMRPEATASLLRAYIEHGMYVQKPVQRLFTIGPMFRHERPQKGRLRQFHQIDTEVLGSENPRVDAELIAMGAMLLGELGISVSLELNSLGCPSCRPGYRAQLLTYITDRLDHLCGDCKRRSATNPLRVLDCKVPTCREQMHDAPALPDHLCAPCADHFQKVQEGLSQLGVPYSLNKFMVRGLDYYCRTTFEFITADLGAQAAVGAGGRYDGLVETLGGPKNTPGIGFAMGMERLVLLLQQQEKAVVAAEEVDLFVAGLGDNGGQAGFTLAHALRAEKLKIAVDHEGRSLKSQMKQAHKAGARFVLIIGDSELEAGKGLLRNMATEQQEEVVLEATAIIARIAK, encoded by the coding sequence GTGAAAATTCAAGCCCTGAAAGGGTTTAAGGATATCGTGCCAGGGGAGGTTGAACTCTGGCAACATCTAGAAAGGGTGGCCCGGGACATCTTTCTGCGCTTTAATTTTTCCGAGATCCGGCTGCCGATTCTCGAAGAGACCGAGCTATTTGCCAGATCCATTGGCGAGGCCACCGATATTGTTGAAAAGGAGATGTACACCTTTGTCGACAAAAAGGTCACCATGCGCCCGGAGGCAACCGCCTCGCTGCTTCGCGCCTATATAGAACATGGAATGTATGTGCAGAAGCCGGTGCAGCGGCTGTTTACCATCGGGCCTATGTTTCGCCACGAACGCCCGCAAAAGGGCCGGCTCAGGCAATTCCATCAGATCGATACCGAGGTGCTCGGTTCGGAAAATCCACGGGTCGATGCCGAGTTGATAGCGATGGGGGCGATGCTCCTTGGTGAACTGGGGATTTCGGTCAGTCTTGAACTTAACTCCCTCGGCTGCCCGTCCTGTCGGCCAGGTTACCGGGCGCAGCTACTTACCTACATCACCGATCGGCTTGACCACTTGTGCGGCGACTGTAAAAGGCGCAGCGCCACCAATCCCCTGCGGGTCCTTGATTGTAAAGTACCGACCTGCCGCGAGCAGATGCACGATGCCCCGGCCCTGCCTGACCATCTGTGTGCACCCTGTGCCGATCATTTTCAAAAGGTCCAGGAAGGGCTTAGTCAGCTGGGTGTCCCGTACAGCCTCAATAAGTTTATGGTGCGCGGCCTGGATTATTACTGCCGCACCACCTTTGAATTCATCACCGCCGATCTCGGAGCGCAGGCGGCCGTTGGTGCCGGCGGCCGTTATGACGGCCTTGTCGAGACCCTGGGCGGGCCCAAAAACACCCCCGGCATCGGCTTTGCTATGGGCATGGAACGACTGGTGCTCCTTCTGCAGCAACAGGAAAAGGCTGTTGTAGCGGCGGAAGAGGTCGATCTCTTTGTCGCCGGGCTTGGTGACAATGGTGGCCAGGCAGGATTCACCCTGGCCCATGCCCTGCGGGCGGAAAAACTGAAGATTGCCGTTGACCACGAGGGGCGCAGCCTGAAGAGCCAGATGAAGCAGGCCCATAAGGCCGGAGCACGGTTTGTCCTGATCATCGGCGATAGCGAACTGGAGGCCGGTAAAGGGCTACTGCGCAATATGGCGACGGAACAGCAGGAAGAGGTGGTACTTGAGGCCACAGCGATTATCGCCCGAATCGCCAAGTAA
- a CDS encoding nitronate monooxygenase, translating to MKLPSLKIGPFTASFPLIQGGMSIRVSTSSLAVPVADCGGIGVIGGSGLPPEELSADIKKAKAATKGVVAVNIMYAMKDFYQLVMSSIDAGIDMIITGAGFSRDIFKIGKEYNTPIVMIVSSPTLAKLAEKLGASAIIVEAKEAGGHLGTDRPLREIFPPIREVIKKIPLIAAGGLTNGYEMAEMMDQYGADGIQIASRFVLSKECDVSDEFKQAYLNAKKEDIVLTSSPVGMPGRALNNPFVQAINAGEDVSTKKCPQLCLKKCDHHYCINERLMMAHDGNTRDGLIFSGENTYKMDKILSVAEIFKQFREQAEAVYKEGLGFSPAV from the coding sequence ATGAAGTTACCTTCACTGAAAATCGGCCCATTTACCGCTTCATTTCCGCTCATCCAGGGTGGTATGTCCATCCGTGTATCTACATCTTCGCTGGCAGTTCCCGTTGCCGATTGCGGAGGAATTGGGGTTATCGGCGGTTCCGGTCTGCCACCCGAAGAACTCAGCGCCGATATCAAAAAGGCCAAGGCCGCCACCAAAGGAGTTGTGGCGGTCAACATCATGTACGCCATGAAGGACTTTTACCAATTGGTGATGAGCTCCATTGATGCCGGTATCGACATGATTATCACCGGTGCCGGATTTTCCCGGGATATCTTCAAGATAGGTAAAGAGTACAATACCCCGATTGTCATGATCGTCAGCTCCCCGACGCTTGCCAAACTCGCCGAGAAACTCGGCGCCTCAGCAATTATCGTCGAGGCGAAAGAGGCCGGCGGCCATCTCGGCACTGACCGCCCTCTGCGCGAGATTTTCCCGCCTATCCGCGAGGTTATTAAAAAAATTCCGCTGATCGCCGCCGGCGGCCTCACCAATGGCTACGAAATGGCTGAAATGATGGACCAGTATGGCGCCGACGGCATCCAGATCGCTTCCCGCTTCGTGCTCAGCAAGGAATGCGACGTCTCCGACGAGTTCAAGCAGGCCTATCTGAACGCCAAGAAGGAGGATATTGTCCTCACCTCTTCACCGGTTGGCATGCCCGGCCGGGCCTTAAACAATCCCTTTGTTCAGGCGATCAATGCCGGCGAGGACGTAAGCACCAAAAAATGTCCGCAATTGTGTCTGAAAAAATGTGATCACCATTACTGCATTAACGAGCGTTTGATGATGGCCCACGATGGCAACACCCGTGATGGCCTTATTTTCTCCGGCGAAAACACTTACAAAATGGACAAGATCCTCTCGGTTGCTGAAATTTTCAAGCAATTCAGAGAACAAGCCGAAGCAGTGTACAAAGAGGGATTAGGTTTCAGCCCGGCAGTTTGA
- a CDS encoding polya polymerase: MDLPEEEVAAEVPPSTLSARILLPKDHPITPEKIDRDALFVLRKLAGAGFAGYLVGGGVRDLYLGKTPKDYDISTDARPGQLRKIFPNSNTIGRRFRLVQVFFKGGKTIEISTLRSLSEYEIDGPEEVLAPNNTFGTLSEDARRRDLTINSLFYEIEQGTIIDYVGGTEDLQKGIIRIGGDPVRRIGRDPVRIMRAIRHAARNSFTIEAETWKAICDQSGKLTLCPPSRLRDELLKDLYGGASAPWFQLAADSGIFCSLFPFYRKILLRNPDGQNSQKELLMRLFQVIDRTNTLAVSRHSHRQPDFFLFALILIPWVEARWQLFSEFRKSNALFQLAKQIREEIDRTIGISLNLRRSLRQDAVSLLLNLALLIHNKGPAGWPKWLKRKSYYKTARLFYDFYTEALTGETVDDELLASGTLSQPPAELPLVTDQTTSTPDERRGAPKCKPAFSQKTKGGIFGFKK; this comes from the coding sequence ATGGATTTACCTGAAGAAGAAGTCGCCGCGGAGGTTCCACCATCCACGCTTTCCGCCCGCATTCTTTTACCAAAAGATCACCCCATCACCCCCGAGAAAATTGACCGGGACGCCCTTTTTGTCCTCCGTAAACTCGCCGGTGCCGGCTTTGCCGGGTATCTCGTCGGCGGTGGGGTCCGCGACCTGTATCTCGGCAAGACCCCCAAGGATTATGACATCAGCACCGATGCCCGGCCCGGCCAGCTCCGCAAGATCTTTCCCAACAGCAATACCATCGGCCGCCGGTTTCGCCTCGTCCAGGTGTTCTTTAAGGGCGGAAAAACCATTGAAATCAGCACCCTTCGTTCACTGAGCGAGTATGAGATTGACGGCCCGGAGGAAGTCCTCGCCCCGAACAATACCTTCGGCACTTTGAGCGAGGATGCCCGGCGGCGTGACCTGACGATCAACTCCCTTTTTTATGAAATTGAACAGGGCACGATTATTGATTATGTCGGCGGCACCGAGGACCTGCAGAAGGGCATAATCAGAATAGGCGGGGACCCGGTGCGCAGGATCGGCCGCGATCCGGTGCGGATTATGCGCGCGATCCGCCACGCCGCCAGGAACAGCTTCACCATTGAGGCAGAAACCTGGAAGGCCATCTGCGACCAGAGTGGCAAACTTACCCTCTGCCCGCCGTCCCGGCTCCGCGATGAACTCCTCAAAGATCTTTACGGTGGTGCAAGTGCCCCTTGGTTTCAACTGGCCGCCGACTCGGGAATTTTCTGCAGCCTTTTTCCTTTCTACCGTAAGATCCTCCTGAGAAACCCAGACGGACAGAATAGCCAGAAAGAACTGCTGATGCGTCTTTTCCAGGTCATTGACCGCACTAACACCCTTGCCGTCAGCCGCCACAGCCACCGGCAGCCCGACTTCTTTTTATTCGCGCTCATCCTCATTCCCTGGGTGGAGGCACGTTGGCAGCTGTTCAGTGAATTCCGAAAAAGTAACGCCCTCTTCCAGCTGGCAAAACAGATCCGTGAGGAGATAGACCGAACTATCGGCATCAGCCTCAACCTGCGCCGTTCCCTCCGTCAGGATGCAGTCAGCCTGTTGCTCAATCTTGCTCTCCTTATCCACAACAAGGGTCCGGCCGGATGGCCCAAGTGGCTGAAACGAAAGAGTTACTATAAAACAGCCAGATTGTTTTACGATTTTTATACAGAGGCCCTCACCGGCGAGACGGTCGATGATGAATTGCTTGCCTCAGGCACCCTGTCCCAACCACCGGCAGAACTCCCCCTCGTAACCGACCAAACCACATCCACTCCAGATGAACGGAGAGGTGCCCCCAAATGCAAACCCGCCTTTTCACAAAAAACCAAGGGCGGTATTTTCGGCTTCAAGAAGTAG